Proteins found in one Acipenser ruthenus chromosome 18, fAciRut3.2 maternal haplotype, whole genome shotgun sequence genomic segment:
- the LOC117417750 gene encoding uncharacterized protein LOC117417750 — MATGVNNNCTFCCSGYGVFLGSYQLWVVVAVIGCLLILSLCLSILCCLSQYTTGGGNTFLPRFRRSFSLKLKDMEENPIYGNINYTQGRTEFPLNSSSTNSQQQQKTNPQVDSRKRQDCYANLQLKAPKPQSGRSSPQIQYSDVVTLPRVKLGPESIWSQTHEPAHPAEDTTSLHSDLYASVESERVKAISENKDYANRI; from the exons ATGGCAACTGGTGTCAATAACAACTGCACGTTTTGCTGTTCAG GTTACGGAGTTTTCCTGGGATCCTATCAGCTGTGGGTAGTGGTAGCTGTGATTGGCTGTCTTCTAATCCTGTCTCTGTGTTTGAGCATCTTGTGCTGTCTCTCCCAGTACACCACAG GGGGCGGCAACACATTCCTACCTCGGTTTCGTAGGAG TTTCAGTCTGAAGCTGAAGGACATGGAAGAGAACCCCATCTACGGCAACATCAACTACACACAGGGCC GGACTGAATTCCCTCTGAACAGCTCCAGTACTAATAGCCAACAACAGCAGAAAACCAATCCACAG GTGGACTCTAGAAAAAGACAGGACTGTTATGCCAACCTGCAGCTGAAGGCTCCAAAACCGCAGTCCGGCCGCAGCTCTCCTCAGATCCAGTACTCTGATGTAGTGACTCTGCCACGGGTCAAACTGGGCCCAGAGTCCATCTGGAGCCAGACCCACGAGCCTGCCCACCCAGCAGAAGACACTACCTCCCTCCACTCCGACCTGTACGCCTCAGTGGAGTCCGAGAGGGTCAAAGCCATCTCCGAGAACAAGGACTACGCCAATCGCATCTGA
- the LOC117425931 gene encoding ammonium transporter Rh type B-like: MTKIFSSSLRCRLPVLVAIFEVVLLVLYAVFVTYDDSTNAAHQTNQTDPLQNSVYHVYPFFVDVQVMIFIGFGCLLAFMKRYGFGGMVFNFLTATFAIQWAIVVQGFFQFYHDGKIHVGVFNLLNAEFACAVVLISFGAILGRTSPIQLLVMALLEVPIFAVTEWAILKYLKINDAGGTIMIHIFACYFGLGVSAVLYRPCLNEGHSKEGTTYQSDILSVMGTLFLWVFWPSFNSSLTLPGDDQHRAIIHTFIGLSSSTLTAFALSALLNRKGKLTMADIQNVTLAGGVTVGASVDMMISPVGAFALGMIGCTACMLGYKYLTPFMAKKLRIQDQCGIHNLHGLTGLISTTAGIICILIASEDTYGPSLYQTFAHRAPVEGDPRLKELQELIPGLNPGEGRSASEQALYQVAALGVSIGVSIVGGLLTGLVLSLPVLAQPPDEFCFDDTLYFEVPEEFDNNMLPTRNRDMVAIKD, translated from the coding sequence ATGACCAAGATATTCTCCAGCAGTTTGCGATGCCGGCTGCCAGTACTGGTGGCGATCTTTGAAGTTGTCCTCCTGGTGTTATATGCCGTGTTTGTGACTTATGATGACAGCACAAACGCTGCTCATCAAACCAACCAGACGGATCCTCTCCAGAACTCCGTGTACCACGTGTATCCTTTCTTTGTGGATGTGCAGGTCATGATTTTCATAGGATTCGGCTGCCTGCTTGCCTTCATGAAGCGATATGGCTTCGGAGGTATGGTCTTTAATTTCCTGACGGCCACGTTCGCCATCCAGTGGGCCATCGTCGTGCAAGGTTTCTTCCAATTCTATCACGATGGAAAGATCCACGTGGGTGTCTTCAACCTTCTCAATGCGGAATTTGCATGCGCcgtggttctcatttcatttggGGCCATCCTGGGTCGTACGAGTCCCATCCAGCTCCTGGTCATGGCTCTTCTAGAAGTTCCAATATTTGCAGTCACAGAATGGGCCATCCTGAAATACCTGAAGATCAATGATGCTGGTGGCACCATCATGATCCATATCTTCGCTTGCTACTTTGGGCTTGGGGTGAGCGCCGTCCTTTACCGACCATGTCTAAATGAAGGCCATTCCAAAGAAGGCACCACATATCAATCTGATATCTTGTCGGTCATGGGGACTCTCTTTCTGTGGGTCTTCTGGCCCTCCTTTAACTCTTCCTTGACCTTACCTGGAGATGACCAACACAGAGCCATCATCCACACCTTCATAGGACTCAGCTCTTCTACCCTGACAGCCTTCGCTCTTTCTGCACTGCTGAACAGAAAGGGCAAGCTAACCATGGCAGATATCCAGAATGTTACCCTAGCTGGTGGCGTCACAGTTGGAGCTTCTGTAGATATGATGATCAGTCCAGTAGGAGCTTTTGCATTAGGGATGATTGGATGTACAGCATGCATGCTGGGCTACAAATATCTGACACCCTTTATGGCCAAGAAGTTAAGAATCCAGGATCAATGCGGTATCCACAATCTGCATGGCTTGACTGGGTTAATTTCTACCACGGCTGGCATTATCTGCATCCTTATTGCAAGCGAAGATACTTACGGACCAAGTCTATACCAGACATTCGCTCACCGGGCGCCAGTGGAaggggatcccagactgaaggagCTGCAGGAGCTCATTCCTGGTTTGAACCCTGGGGAAGGTCGCAGTGCGTCGGAGCAGGCCCTTTATCAAGTCGCAGCACTTGGGGTCTCGATTGGAGTGTCCATTGTGGGGGGGCTTCTGACCGGCCTGGTCCTGAGCTTGCCTGTCCTTGCCCAGCCGCCCGATGAGTTCTGCTTTGATGACACTCTTTACTTTGAGGTGCCAGAGGAGTTCGATAACAACATGCTGCCGACAAGGAATCGTGACATGGTGGCGATCAAAGACTGA